A genomic segment from Pseudomonas sp. S09G 359 encodes:
- a CDS encoding tyrosine-type recombinase/integrase → MKRADIKRRPLADTTLAGLEPESKEYRELDGNGLYFRVKPDGGKSWQLRYKRPAGNWAWMGLGGYPEVSGALAREKAADLRKVVSSGADPLELKRSAKAAIDAAKARTFRTAAEAWLKVKEEKGLAPSTLHKIRTYLDKDILPALGDKPLDEITRTDCADLQASLEARNAHNVAEKCRTWINQIFGRAIGLGLTENDPGSRLRDIAAQAAKTQQHPHLLEPELAEFLQSLKNTPSRLTARTAAWLCIWTASRPGMVRLAEWKEFDLEKAIWTTPAAKMKMRRDFVCPLPHQAVTALRDLHCLTGRSRWLFPGVGAKNPTISENTINKVFATIGYKGRLVGHGTRHTASTLLREHGWPKEHVEAQLAHKEEGISGVYNKAQYFEQRVKMMQWYADHLDSLEAGNVVQGQLGKAV, encoded by the coding sequence ATGAAGCGCGCAGATATAAAGCGCCGCCCTCTCGCAGACACGACGCTTGCAGGGCTGGAGCCGGAGTCAAAGGAATACCGGGAGCTAGACGGAAACGGCCTCTACTTCAGGGTCAAACCTGATGGTGGTAAATCCTGGCAGCTACGCTACAAACGTCCTGCGGGCAATTGGGCTTGGATGGGGCTAGGGGGTTACCCAGAGGTCAGTGGTGCGCTGGCAAGAGAGAAAGCTGCCGATCTACGCAAAGTAGTGAGTAGCGGCGCCGATCCCCTTGAGCTGAAACGATCTGCTAAAGCTGCAATCGATGCGGCCAAGGCTCGAACGTTTCGAACGGCTGCTGAGGCTTGGCTCAAGGTCAAAGAAGAAAAGGGCCTCGCACCCTCTACCCTTCACAAAATCCGCACCTACCTCGACAAGGACATACTCCCGGCATTGGGAGATAAGCCCCTCGACGAAATCACCCGCACCGACTGTGCAGATCTCCAGGCATCCCTCGAAGCTAGAAACGCTCACAACGTGGCAGAAAAGTGCCGCACCTGGATCAACCAAATCTTCGGCCGAGCGATTGGTTTAGGACTCACCGAAAACGATCCGGGCAGCCGCCTTCGCGACATTGCCGCCCAGGCAGCCAAGACTCAGCAGCATCCACACTTGCTGGAGCCTGAACTCGCTGAGTTTCTCCAATCACTCAAAAACACTCCCAGCAGACTGACGGCACGTACCGCCGCATGGCTTTGTATCTGGACGGCGTCCCGCCCAGGCATGGTCCGCTTGGCTGAATGGAAAGAGTTCGACCTTGAGAAGGCCATTTGGACGACGCCTGCTGCCAAGATGAAGATGCGCCGAGATTTTGTATGCCCCCTTCCCCACCAAGCCGTTACGGCACTGAGGGACCTGCACTGTTTAACGGGACGGAGTCGCTGGCTTTTCCCCGGCGTCGGAGCAAAGAACCCAACCATCAGCGAAAACACGATCAACAAAGTCTTCGCTACCATTGGCTACAAAGGGCGTCTAGTAGGACACGGCACTCGACACACCGCGAGCACGTTACTTCGAGAACATGGCTGGCCGAAGGAACACGTTGAAGCGCAGTTGGCTCACAAAGAGGAAGGCATTTCGGGGGTATACAACAAGGCCCAATACTTTGAGCAACGAGTAAAAATGATGCAATGGTACGCCGATCACCTTGATTCCCTAGAGGCCGGAAATGTAGTGCAAGGTCAACTTGGGAAGGCCGTGTGA
- the queA gene encoding tRNA preQ1(34) S-adenosylmethionine ribosyltransferase-isomerase QueA, with the protein MRVADFTFELPDSLIARHPLAERRASRLLTLDGVSGALAHRQFTDLLEHLRPGDLMVFNNTRVIPARLFGQKASGGKLEILVERVLDSHRVLAHVRSSKSPKPGSSILIDGGGEAEMVARHDALFELKFAEEVLPLLERVGHMPLPPYIDRPDEDSDRERYQTVYSQRLGAVAAPTAGLHFDQPLLDAIAAKGVESAYVTLHVGAGTFQPVRVDNIEDHHMHSEWLEVSQEVVDAVAACKARGGRVVAVGTTSVRSLESAARDGVLKPFSGDTDIFIYPGRPFHVVDCLVTNFHLPESTLLMLVSAFAGYPETMAAYQAAIDNGYRFFSYGDAMFITRNPAPTAPETVAPEEQL; encoded by the coding sequence ATGCGCGTTGCTGACTTTACTTTTGAGCTCCCTGATTCGCTGATCGCTCGCCACCCTTTGGCCGAGCGTCGCGCCAGTCGACTGCTGACCCTGGACGGGGTGAGCGGTGCCCTTGCACACCGTCAATTCACTGATTTGCTTGAGCATTTGCGCCCAGGCGACTTGATGGTATTCAACAATACCCGGGTGATTCCGGCGCGGCTGTTTGGCCAGAAAGCTTCCGGCGGCAAGCTGGAAATTCTGGTGGAGCGGGTGCTGGACAGCCATCGCGTGCTGGCCCATGTGCGCTCCAGCAAGTCGCCGAAACCTGGGTCGAGCATCCTCATCGACGGCGGTGGCGAAGCCGAGATGGTCGCGCGTCATGACGCGTTGTTCGAGCTCAAGTTTGCCGAGGAAGTGTTGCCGCTGCTGGAGCGCGTCGGCCATATGCCGTTGCCTCCTTATATAGACCGCCCCGACGAAGACTCGGACCGCGAGCGCTATCAGACCGTGTACTCCCAGCGCCTGGGTGCTGTAGCCGCGCCAACTGCCGGCTTGCACTTTGACCAGCCGTTGCTGGATGCAATCGCCGCCAAGGGCGTCGAGAGCGCCTATGTGACCCTGCACGTGGGGGCCGGCACGTTTCAGCCGGTGCGTGTGGATAATATCGAAGACCACCACATGCACAGCGAATGGCTGGAAGTCAGCCAGGAAGTCGTGGATGCCGTGGCGGCGTGCAAGGCACGTGGCGGTCGCGTAGTGGCCGTGGGCACCACCAGCGTGCGCTCCCTGGAAAGTGCGGCGCGCGATGGCGTGTTAAAGCCGTTCAGTGGCGACACCGATATCTTCATCTACCCAGGCCGGCCGTTCCATGTGGTCGATTGCCTGGTCACCAACTTCCATTTGCCGGAATCCACCCTGTTGATGCTGGTGTCGGCATTTGCCGGTTATCCCGAGACCATGGCCGCTTATCAAGCCGCCATCGATAATGGGTACCGTTTTTTCAGCTACGGTGATGCGATGTTTATCACCCGTAATCCGGCGCCGACTGCACCTGAGACAGTTGCCCCAGAGGAACAACTATGA
- a CDS encoding DUF927 domain-containing protein gives MIQRTGNTSKRPSFADVKIAALKNIDRVLAQWLPNGKRVDGGKEYTAPNPTRTDKRAGSLKVNLSKGTWADFATGDKGGDLIDLVRYIDGGTDVEACKKLADLLNVTAGSATAKSAPTKPTAPEWIVIQPIPVEAMNKCPAKHPQHGVPSKVWIYRDAQGHPVMTLYRFDLSPDEDGKPRKVFAPLTWCKRSDGQTTQWRWQGLPEPRPLMRLDELAQRADAPVVLCEGEKAADAAAELMPDHVATCWPNGSNSWHKADLTPLKGRTVVLWPDNDASGKTCMDAIELKLIELGSASVQRISLDVLKLKPSSKGGEPTLFKGGKWADGDDAADALAKGWTAAHVAELVRSGEFFGSAAEPTEPQEQKAKAPAKRPAKSKNDLLPGGFRLTSEGVFYSGDDGEARPVCSPLEIIARTRDDKGHNWGLLVEFDDPDGAKKRWNIPARTMTGDFGKDVLGPLVDMGLRLAGSRSGRNARNDLQSYLGGFDSAQRARLVTRLGWHDNAFLLPEQQIGSHAEHLHFYEAGAQLPPISETGSLEQWQQQIGALCVGNHRLAFVVSVAFAGPLLNLLGHESGGFHLYGDSSGGKTTHLQVAASVYGGPRLVRSWRSTDNALESIAAAHSDGLLVLDEIGMCDPRIIGETVYMLGNGTGKARANDRGQAGRQVQEWRLLFLSTGEKTLAQHMADANKELKAGMEVRMLAVPADASKGLGMFDVLNGFEDAAALSDALKARVAKYYGTPLTAFLHALCAPEEMLRWSVIVRRTVEQFITQNLPASASGQAQRAALRFGLAAAAGELATAFGVTGWPDGTATTAARVCLHAWLAERGGAGNFEGDAIVARLHQVIERFGESRFTRWESAAAKIDEHGPRTIDRLGFRKTMEHGMGDALHTTNTYYVLPEAWRAEIFKGMNISAVNKELLQRGVLEPGTDGKAYSLIRLPGLGPQRCYVVKTVPGTDEGEAKAA, from the coding sequence ATGATTCAGCGCACCGGCAACACCTCAAAACGTCCCAGCTTTGCCGACGTAAAAATCGCTGCCCTGAAGAACATCGACCGCGTGCTTGCTCAATGGCTGCCGAACGGCAAACGCGTCGACGGCGGCAAGGAATACACAGCACCAAACCCCACGCGCACGGACAAACGTGCAGGCTCACTCAAGGTCAATTTGAGCAAAGGCACTTGGGCGGATTTCGCCACCGGCGATAAGGGCGGTGACCTGATCGACCTAGTGCGCTACATCGACGGCGGCACGGACGTTGAGGCCTGCAAAAAGCTGGCGGATCTGCTCAATGTTACCGCTGGCTCTGCGACTGCCAAAAGCGCACCGACCAAACCCACAGCGCCCGAGTGGATCGTGATTCAGCCGATCCCGGTCGAGGCTATGAACAAGTGTCCTGCCAAGCACCCGCAACACGGTGTTCCGTCCAAGGTGTGGATCTATCGCGATGCTCAGGGCCACCCAGTCATGACGCTGTATCGCTTCGACCTGAGCCCCGATGAAGATGGCAAGCCACGAAAGGTCTTTGCGCCGTTGACCTGGTGCAAACGCTCCGATGGGCAAACCACACAATGGCGCTGGCAAGGCCTGCCTGAGCCTAGGCCATTGATGCGCCTGGATGAACTGGCACAGCGCGCCGACGCACCCGTGGTGCTATGTGAAGGCGAGAAGGCTGCTGATGCCGCCGCTGAACTGATGCCCGACCATGTAGCCACGTGCTGGCCGAACGGCTCCAACTCTTGGCACAAGGCCGACCTGACGCCACTCAAAGGGCGCACGGTGGTGCTATGGCCGGATAACGATGCCAGCGGCAAGACATGCATGGACGCCATCGAGCTCAAGCTGATTGAGCTGGGCTCCGCTTCAGTGCAACGAATCTCGCTCGACGTGCTAAAGCTCAAGCCCAGCAGCAAAGGCGGAGAGCCCACGCTCTTCAAGGGTGGAAAATGGGCAGACGGCGACGATGCAGCGGATGCGTTAGCCAAAGGCTGGACCGCTGCCCACGTCGCCGAGCTGGTGCGCAGCGGTGAGTTTTTCGGCAGTGCCGCTGAGCCTACTGAACCTCAAGAACAAAAGGCCAAGGCGCCCGCCAAACGCCCCGCGAAATCGAAAAACGACCTATTGCCGGGCGGCTTTCGCCTGACGTCTGAAGGGGTGTTTTATTCCGGCGATGATGGCGAGGCGCGTCCTGTGTGTTCGCCTCTCGAAATCATCGCCCGTACTCGCGACGACAAGGGCCACAACTGGGGTTTATTGGTCGAATTCGACGACCCGGACGGCGCCAAAAAGCGCTGGAACATTCCGGCCCGAACCATGACTGGTGACTTCGGCAAGGACGTACTTGGGCCACTGGTCGACATGGGCCTACGCCTTGCCGGAAGTCGGTCAGGGCGCAACGCCCGTAATGACCTGCAGAGCTATCTCGGCGGCTTCGACAGTGCTCAGCGCGCACGTTTGGTGACGCGCTTGGGCTGGCACGACAACGCTTTCCTTTTGCCCGAACAACAGATTGGCTCGCACGCCGAACACCTGCATTTTTATGAGGCCGGTGCCCAGTTGCCACCGATCAGCGAGACGGGCTCTCTGGAGCAGTGGCAGCAGCAAATCGGTGCGCTGTGCGTTGGTAACCACCGCTTGGCGTTTGTCGTCTCTGTGGCGTTTGCAGGGCCTTTGCTGAACCTGCTGGGGCATGAGTCGGGCGGCTTCCACCTGTACGGCGACAGCTCCGGTGGCAAGACCACTCACCTACAAGTTGCCGCCTCGGTTTATGGCGGACCGCGCCTAGTGCGTTCGTGGCGTTCGACAGACAACGCCCTGGAGTCCATCGCAGCCGCTCACTCGGACGGCCTCCTGGTGCTAGATGAAATTGGCATGTGTGACCCACGCATTATTGGCGAGACGGTGTACATGCTCGGCAATGGCACCGGTAAAGCCCGGGCGAATGATCGAGGACAAGCGGGCCGACAGGTACAGGAGTGGCGCTTACTGTTTCTCTCGACCGGAGAAAAGACATTGGCGCAGCACATGGCGGATGCAAACAAGGAGCTGAAAGCCGGTATGGAGGTGCGCATGCTTGCGGTGCCAGCGGATGCCAGCAAGGGCCTCGGCATGTTCGATGTGCTGAATGGTTTTGAGGATGCTGCTGCCCTCTCCGATGCGCTCAAGGCCCGTGTAGCCAAATACTACGGCACACCCCTCACCGCCTTCCTGCACGCACTGTGTGCGCCCGAAGAAATGCTCAGGTGGTCGGTGATCGTTCGCCGCACGGTGGAACAGTTTATCACCCAAAACCTACCCGCCTCGGCCAGTGGTCAGGCCCAGCGTGCCGCCCTTCGCTTTGGCCTCGCCGCAGCGGCCGGAGAGTTGGCTACCGCCTTTGGAGTCACCGGTTGGCCTGATGGTACGGCCACGACGGCTGCACGGGTTTGCCTGCATGCATGGCTAGCCGAGCGTGGCGGCGCCGGTAACTTCGAGGGTGATGCGATTGTGGCTCGACTGCACCAGGTCATCGAACGCTTTGGAGAAAGCCGCTTCACCCGCTGGGAATCTGCGGCTGCCAAGATCGATGAACACGGCCCACGCACGATTGATCGACTCGGCTTTCGCAAGACGATGGAACACGGCATGGGTGATGCCCTGCACACCACCAACACCTACTACGTACTCCCGGAAGCCTGGAGGGCCGAGATCTTCAAGGGCATGAATATTAGTGCGGTGAACAAGGAGCTGCTTCAACGGGGCGTGCTCGAACCGGGAACCGACGGAAAAGCGTACAGCTTGATTCGGCTACCTGGACTGGGGCCTCAACGCTGCTACGTAGTGAAGACCGTTCCAGGAACGGATGAAGGCGAGGCCAAGGCCGCTTGA
- the yajC gene encoding preprotein translocase subunit YajC, whose amino-acid sequence MSFFISNAMADAAAPAAAGPMGGGFEWIFLVGFLVIFYLMIWRPQAKRAKEQKNLLGSLQKGDEVVTTGGIAGKITKVSDAFVVLEVSDTVEMKFQKGAIAATLPKGTLKAI is encoded by the coding sequence ATGAGCTTTTTTATCTCTAACGCCATGGCTGACGCCGCTGCGCCTGCTGCTGCCGGCCCTATGGGCGGTGGTTTCGAGTGGATTTTCCTGGTCGGCTTCCTGGTCATCTTCTACCTGATGATCTGGCGTCCACAGGCCAAGCGCGCCAAAGAGCAGAAAAACCTGCTGGGCAGCCTGCAGAAAGGTGACGAAGTTGTAACCACCGGCGGTATCGCTGGCAAGATCACCAAGGTTTCCGACGCTTTCGTGGTTCTGGAAGTTTCCGACACCGTAGAAATGAAGTTCCAGAAGGGCGCCATCGCCGCCACGCTGCCAAAAGGCACGCTGAAAGCGATCTAA
- the secF gene encoding protein translocase subunit SecF translates to MLRTINFMGVRNVAFGVTVLLTVLALFSWFHKGLNYGLDFTGGTLIELTYEKPADVTLVRNELVKAGYHEAIVQSFGATTDLLVRMPGEDPQLGHQVAEALQKVGGDNPAAVKRVEFVGPQVGEELRDQGGLGMLMALVGIMIYLAFRFQWKFGVGAIVSLIHDVVVTVGILAYFQITFDLTVLAAVLAIIGYSLNDTIVVFDRVRENFRVLRKATLIENINISTTQTLLRTMATSISTLLAIAALMIFGGDNLWGFSLALFIGVLAGTYSSIYIANVVLIWLNLNSEDLIPPAATGKEVDDRP, encoded by the coding sequence ATGTTACGTACAATCAACTTCATGGGCGTTCGCAACGTTGCGTTCGGCGTCACTGTGCTCCTTACAGTTCTGGCGTTGTTCAGCTGGTTCCATAAGGGCCTGAACTACGGTCTGGACTTCACCGGCGGTACGCTCATCGAGCTGACCTACGAGAAGCCGGCCGACGTTACCCTGGTGCGCAATGAGCTGGTCAAGGCCGGCTATCACGAAGCCATCGTGCAGAGCTTTGGTGCAACCACCGACCTGCTGGTGCGTATGCCTGGCGAAGACCCGCAATTGGGTCACCAGGTAGCCGAGGCCTTGCAGAAGGTGGGCGGCGACAACCCGGCAGCGGTCAAGCGGGTCGAGTTCGTGGGCCCGCAGGTGGGTGAAGAGCTGCGCGACCAGGGCGGCCTCGGCATGCTGATGGCGCTGGTCGGCATCATGATCTACCTGGCGTTCCGCTTTCAGTGGAAGTTCGGTGTCGGCGCCATTGTGTCGCTGATCCACGACGTGGTCGTGACCGTGGGCATCCTGGCGTACTTCCAGATCACTTTCGACCTGACGGTATTGGCGGCGGTGTTGGCGATCATTGGTTACTCGCTGAACGACACCATCGTGGTATTCGACCGGGTGCGTGAGAACTTCCGTGTACTGCGCAAGGCGACGTTGATCGAAAACATCAACATCTCCACCACCCAGACCCTGCTGCGGACCATGGCGACGTCGATCTCCACCTTGCTGGCGATCGCTGCGCTGATGATCTTCGGTGGCGACAACCTGTGGGGCTTCTCCCTGGCGCTGTTCATTGGCGTGCTGGCGGGTACCTACTCGTCGATCTACATCGCCAACGTGGTGCTGATCTGGCTGAACCTCAACAGCGAAGACCTGATCCCTCCGGCCGCTACTGGCAAGGAGGTCGACGACCGCCCTTGA
- the tgt gene encoding tRNA guanosine(34) transglycosylase Tgt has product MSFELLATDGKARRGRLTFPRGTVETPAFMPVGTYGTVKGMLPRDIVATGAEIILGNTFHLWLRPGTEVIKKHGDLHDFMKWQGPILTDSGGFQVFSLGAMRKIKEEGVTFASPVDGSKVFMGPEESMQVQRDLGSDIVMIFDECTPYPADEEVARISMELSLRWAQRSKNAHGDNTAALFGIVQGGMHESLRKRSLEGLDKIGFDGLAIGGLSVGEPKHEMIKVLDYLPGLMPADKPRYLMGVGKPEDLVEGVRRGVDMFDCVMPTRNARNGHLFIDTGVLKIRNAFHRHDDSPLDPTCDCYTCQNFSRAYLHHLDKCGEMLGSMLNTIHNLRHYQVLMAGLREAIQQGTLAAFVDAFYAKRGLPVPPLD; this is encoded by the coding sequence ATGTCGTTTGAATTGTTGGCCACAGATGGCAAGGCTCGTCGTGGTCGCCTGACCTTCCCGCGTGGCACCGTCGAGACCCCGGCCTTCATGCCGGTGGGCACCTACGGCACTGTAAAAGGCATGTTGCCGCGCGATATCGTCGCCACCGGCGCCGAGATCATCCTCGGCAACACCTTCCACCTGTGGCTGCGCCCAGGCACGGAAGTGATCAAGAAGCACGGCGACCTGCATGATTTCATGAAATGGCAAGGTCCGATCCTCACTGACTCCGGTGGTTTCCAGGTGTTCAGCCTGGGCGCCATGCGCAAGATCAAGGAAGAGGGCGTGACCTTCGCCTCGCCGGTGGACGGTTCCAAAGTGTTCATGGGCCCGGAGGAGTCGATGCAGGTGCAGCGCGACCTGGGCTCCGACATCGTGATGATTTTTGACGAGTGCACGCCGTACCCGGCCGACGAAGAGGTTGCGCGGATCTCCATGGAGCTGTCGCTGCGCTGGGCCCAGCGTTCGAAGAATGCTCACGGCGACAACACCGCTGCTTTGTTCGGTATCGTCCAGGGCGGCATGCACGAAAGCCTGCGTAAGCGCTCGCTGGAAGGGCTCGACAAGATCGGCTTCGACGGCCTGGCCATCGGCGGTCTGTCGGTGGGCGAGCCCAAGCACGAGATGATCAAGGTGCTGGATTATCTGCCGGGCCTGATGCCGGCTGACAAACCTCGTTACCTTATGGGCGTTGGCAAACCGGAGGATCTCGTAGAGGGTGTGCGCCGCGGTGTGGACATGTTCGATTGCGTGATGCCAACCCGTAATGCCCGCAATGGGCATCTGTTCATCGATACAGGCGTGCTGAAGATCCGTAACGCGTTCCATCGCCATGATGATTCGCCGCTGGATCCCACCTGTGATTGCTACACCTGCCAGAACTTCTCCCGTGCTTATCTGCACCATCTGGACAAATGCGGGGAAATGCTGGGTAGCATGTTGAATACCATCCACAATTTGCGTCACTACCAAGTCCTGATGGCTGGTTTGCGCGAGGCTATTCAACAGGGTACATTGGCCGCCTTCGTCGATGCCTTCTATGCCAAGCGCGGGCTTCCTGTGCCGCCCTTGGACTGA
- a CDS encoding AlpA family transcriptional regulator yields MTTVLKAIPSHDPSMTLIRMPEVISIVGLARPTIYKLMRQPESGFPLPVKLSNSNARSAPVAWVLGEVQAWTRARIAARDQVAA; encoded by the coding sequence ATGACTACCGTATTAAAAGCAATTCCCTCGCACGATCCCTCGATGACGCTCATCCGCATGCCCGAGGTCATTTCAATCGTAGGGCTCGCACGCCCGACTATCTACAAGCTGATGCGTCAACCTGAAAGCGGGTTCCCGTTGCCGGTAAAGCTGAGTAACAGCAATGCCCGAAGCGCTCCGGTTGCGTGGGTATTGGGAGAAGTTCAGGCATGGACTCGCGCACGCATCGCTGCCCGCGATCAGGTGGCAGCATGA
- the secD gene encoding protein translocase subunit SecD — protein MLNKYPLWKYVLILAVLAIGFIYSAPNLYPDDPAIQITGASTSLQVNQADLERASKALTDAGIQVKAATLAAGAKGGLLRLTKQEDQLPAKDVVRKALGDDYVVALNLAQTTPQWLRSIGAHPMKLGLDLSGGVHFLLEVDMDKALDARLKVYEGDVKSLLRKEKLRYRSLPQLNGAIQLGFSDEASREQARALIRKNFNDFDIVPADLNGQAVLRLAMSPAKIAEIREYSIKQNLTTVRNRVNELGVAEPIVQRQGANRIVVELPGVQDTAEAKRILGKTANLEFRLAAEPGASRATSEEFEFREGNRPPAQIERSLIITGDQVTDAKAGFGEHGTPEVNIRLDGHGGELMSRATRSNVGRSMAVIFIEQRPVTTYTKQTVNGVEKDVPVQTFKEEKKIISLATIQSPLGAQFRITGLNGQGESSELALLLRAGGLAAPMYFAEERTIGPSLGADNITKGVDAALWGMLFVSLFIIAIYRFFGIIATVALAGNMVMLLALMSLLGATLTLPGIAGIVLTMGMAVDANVLIFSRIREEIANGMTVQRAINEGFGRAFTAILDSNLTTLLVGGILFAMGTGPVKGFAVTMSLGIFTSMFTAIMVTRAMVNLIYGGRDFKKLWI, from the coding sequence ATGCTGAACAAATACCCTCTGTGGAAATACGTACTGATCCTGGCGGTGCTGGCGATCGGATTTATTTATTCCGCTCCCAATCTTTATCCTGATGACCCTGCGATCCAGATCACTGGCGCCAGCACTTCGCTGCAGGTCAATCAGGCTGATCTGGAACGCGCGAGCAAAGCGCTCACCGACGCGGGTATCCAGGTTAAAGCGGCAACGTTGGCGGCTGGTGCGAAGGGCGGCTTGTTGCGCCTGACCAAGCAAGAAGACCAATTGCCGGCCAAGGATGTCGTGCGCAAGGCCCTGGGTGACGACTACGTTGTCGCGCTCAACCTGGCACAGACCACGCCACAGTGGCTGCGCAGCATTGGCGCGCACCCGATGAAGCTGGGTCTGGACTTGTCCGGTGGTGTGCACTTCCTGCTGGAAGTCGACATGGACAAAGCCCTCGACGCGCGCCTGAAAGTCTACGAAGGCGATGTGAAGAGCCTGCTGCGTAAAGAGAAGCTGCGCTATCGCAGCCTGCCGCAGCTCAACGGTGCCATCCAGCTGGGCTTCTCTGATGAAGCTTCCCGCGAACAGGCCCGTGCGCTGATCCGCAAGAATTTCAACGATTTCGACATCGTGCCGGCCGACCTCAATGGCCAGGCGGTACTGCGTCTGGCGATGAGCCCGGCGAAAATCGCGGAAATCCGCGAGTACTCCATCAAGCAGAACTTGACCACGGTACGTAACCGCGTCAACGAGCTGGGTGTAGCCGAGCCGATCGTGCAGCGCCAGGGTGCCAACCGCATCGTGGTTGAACTGCCGGGCGTACAGGACACCGCTGAAGCCAAGCGTATCCTGGGTAAAACCGCCAACCTGGAGTTCCGCCTGGCGGCTGAGCCAGGTGCTTCGCGTGCCACTTCCGAAGAGTTCGAGTTCCGCGAAGGCAACCGCCCACCGGCGCAGATCGAGCGTAGCTTGATCATCACCGGCGACCAGGTAACCGACGCCAAGGCCGGTTTCGGCGAGCACGGTACCCCTGAAGTGAACATCCGCCTGGATGGCCACGGCGGCGAGTTGATGAGCCGCGCCACGCGCAGCAACGTCGGCCGCAGCATGGCGGTGATCTTCATCGAGCAACGCCCTGTTACTACCTACACCAAGCAAACGGTCAACGGCGTCGAAAAAGACGTGCCGGTACAGACCTTCAAGGAAGAGAAGAAGATCATCAGCCTGGCGACCATCCAGTCGCCGCTGGGTGCTCAATTCCGCATCACTGGCCTGAACGGCCAGGGCGAATCCTCGGAGCTGGCCCTGCTGCTGCGTGCGGGTGGTCTGGCGGCGCCGATGTACTTCGCTGAAGAACGCACTATTGGCCCGAGCCTGGGTGCCGACAACATCACCAAGGGTGTCGACGCGGCCTTGTGGGGCATGCTGTTCGTATCCCTGTTCATCATCGCCATCTACCGCTTCTTCGGCATCATCGCCACCGTGGCCCTTGCGGGCAACATGGTGATGCTGCTGGCCCTGATGTCGCTGCTGGGTGCTACGCTGACACTGCCAGGTATCGCCGGTATCGTACTCACCATGGGTATGGCGGTAGACGCCAACGTACTGATCTTCTCGCGTATTCGTGAAGAGATCGCCAACGGCATGACCGTACAGCGTGCAATCAACGAAGGCTTCGGCCGGGCATTTACCGCAATTCTCGACTCCAACCTGACCACCCTGTTGGTCGGCGGGATTCTCTTTGCCATGGGCACTGGCCCGGTCAAAGGTTTTGCGGTGACCATGTCCCTCGGTATCTTTACCTCGATGTTCACGGCCATCATGGTGACCCGCGCAATGGTCAACCTGATCTATGGCGGGCGTGACTTCAAGAAGTTGTGGATTTAA
- a CDS encoding DUF3077 domain-containing protein produces the protein MNTANTLGRAEFSCVASGTQKLFRVNAGVPIEDALEAISLFQYYANQLTLDAAMSNEGERFSWPALYLGEMAKALIDDVNDALYATRTTP, from the coding sequence GTGAACACTGCCAACACTCTCGGGCGTGCCGAATTCTCATGCGTTGCCAGCGGTACTCAAAAGCTGTTTAGGGTCAATGCAGGCGTGCCAATCGAGGACGCACTTGAGGCCATATCGCTGTTTCAGTACTACGCCAATCAACTGACCCTCGACGCAGCCATGAGTAATGAGGGCGAGCGGTTCAGCTGGCCTGCTCTCTACCTAGGCGAAATGGCAAAAGCGCTGATCGATGACGTCAACGATGCGCTGTATGCAACGAGGACAACGCCATGA